One region of Corallococcus silvisoli genomic DNA includes:
- the rcsF gene encoding Rcs stress response system protein RcsF has product MHLRGVVLFAVLALGQGCMRSMALRDPELRRRAANITLIKAEDLSGRRFTFLGEVEASSCTSGIYRTNYSPAALQEMLKGEAARLHADAVTNIACSEGGMRFQCYTSYECRGDAIRWDEPPSRSHPGKKFTLLLRD; this is encoded by the coding sequence ATGCATCTTCGTGGAGTGGTGCTTTTCGCGGTCCTGGCGCTGGGGCAGGGCTGTATGCGTTCGATGGCGCTGAGGGATCCAGAGCTGCGGCGTCGCGCGGCGAACATCACCCTCATCAAGGCGGAGGACCTGTCCGGACGGAGGTTCACGTTCCTGGGTGAGGTTGAAGCCTCCTCCTGCACCAGCGGCATCTACCGGACCAACTACTCGCCCGCGGCCCTCCAGGAGATGCTGAAGGGCGAAGCCGCGAGGCTTCATGCCGACGCCGTGACGAACATCGCGTGCTCCGAGGGCGGCATGCGCTTCCAGTGCTACACGTCCTATGAGTGCCGGGGCGACGCCATCCGCTGGGATGAACCGCCTTCCAGGTCGCACCCGGGCAAGAAGTTCACCCTGCTTTTGCGGGACTGA
- a CDS encoding TetR/AcrR family transcriptional regulator, whose translation MKKKQRLTGAERRVQLMEIGRAVFAAKGYEATSIEEVAQKAGVSKPIVYEHFGAKEGLYAAIVDREMDDLVARVSAPIAQGSPRQRFEEAVLAFMSYVKEEPAGFAVLTRDSPTAAARRGLTRVIDDLAQRVGDVFRSEFERAGYSSKVAPIYANALVGMVTQVGHWWAADGKSFSTENVARHVAALGWMGLRHLPKDPAAPGAKREPKRKG comes from the coding sequence GTGAAGAAGAAGCAGCGGCTGACAGGCGCGGAGCGCCGGGTCCAGTTGATGGAGATCGGGCGGGCGGTGTTCGCCGCCAAGGGCTACGAGGCCACTTCGATTGAAGAGGTCGCCCAGAAGGCGGGCGTGTCGAAGCCCATCGTCTACGAGCACTTCGGCGCGAAGGAGGGGCTGTACGCGGCCATCGTGGATCGGGAGATGGACGACCTGGTGGCGCGGGTGTCGGCGCCCATCGCGCAGGGCTCGCCCCGGCAGCGCTTCGAGGAGGCGGTGCTGGCGTTCATGTCGTACGTGAAGGAGGAGCCGGCGGGCTTCGCGGTGCTGACGCGTGACTCGCCCACGGCGGCGGCGCGGCGGGGGCTGACGCGCGTCATCGACGACCTGGCCCAGCGCGTGGGCGACGTGTTCCGCAGCGAGTTCGAGCGGGCCGGCTATTCCTCCAAGGTCGCGCCCATCTACGCGAACGCGCTCGTCGGCATGGTGACGCAGGTGGGGCACTGGTGGGCCGCGGACGGAAAGTCCTTCTCCACGGAGAACGTCGCGCGCCATGTCGCGGCGCTCGGATGGATGGGATTGCGGCACCTGCCCAAGGACCCCGCCGCGCCGGGCGCGAAGCGAGAGCCGAAGCGCAAGGGCTGA
- the trhA gene encoding PAQR family membrane homeostasis protein TrhA, whose product MTAAAVMGADKPRLRGVLHQWAAAFAVGAGVVLVAMAPTPRTALASALYALSLVSLFTISATYHRVNWSPGARAWMRRADHAAIFLLIAGTYTPVIMLGLPPEVGNPLMAWLYAGALVGILQSLFWVGAPKWVTAALAIAVGWTMMPYFGDVFRAVGNAASLLIIAGGLAYTLGALAYAFKRPNPRPGVFGYHEVFHAMTLVGAGLHFAVVLRLVRAAG is encoded by the coding sequence ATGACGGCGGCGGCGGTCATGGGCGCGGACAAGCCGAGGCTGCGGGGCGTGCTGCACCAGTGGGCGGCGGCGTTCGCGGTGGGGGCGGGGGTGGTGCTGGTGGCGATGGCGCCCACGCCGCGCACGGCGCTGGCGTCCGCGCTGTACGCGTTGAGCCTGGTGTCGCTGTTCACCATCAGCGCGACGTACCACCGGGTGAACTGGTCGCCGGGGGCGCGGGCGTGGATGCGCCGGGCGGACCACGCGGCCATCTTCCTGCTCATCGCGGGGACCTATACGCCGGTCATCATGCTGGGCCTGCCGCCAGAGGTGGGCAACCCGCTGATGGCCTGGCTCTACGCGGGGGCGCTGGTGGGCATCCTGCAATCGCTGTTCTGGGTGGGGGCGCCCAAGTGGGTGACGGCGGCGCTGGCGATCGCCGTGGGGTGGACGATGATGCCGTACTTCGGCGACGTCTTCCGCGCGGTGGGCAACGCAGCCAGCCTGCTCATCATCGCTGGCGGTCTCGCGTACACGCTGGGCGCGCTGGCGTATGCCTTCAAGCGGCCGAACCCCCGGCCCGGCGTCTTCGGCTACCACGAGGTCTTTCACGCGATGACGCTGGTGGGCGCGGGCCTGCACTTCGCGGTGGTGCTGCGATTGGTGCGCGCGGCGGGGTAG
- a CDS encoding sensor histidine kinase: MAFVEDAAGSTWRSWAKRAAVWSAPALFSALETYSFSRDMPQAPAPWRVLAAQMPAWYVWLPLTPWLTRLALRERLNPPRVRPVVVHLLACLGMGALFAGVYATTTAGFMPPMPGRESVTWAARWLRAWWGWLPMMGMAYATVLAVASANQSARRARDSERQAAALAVQLAESRLLALQSQLHPHFLFNTLNAIVVLVRERETQEAARMLVLLSDLLRQLLQKGATQEVPLRDEVAVLSRYLELQRLRFADRLRVEWAVDPDVLEASVPHLVLQPLAENALRHGIGMRSAAGVLRIGARRLGDALELTVGDDGPGLPREFDLEACQGIGLSNTRARLSQLYGDAGHLRIRGPEGVGTVATVLLPWRCSPDSAGVAHG, encoded by the coding sequence GTGGCCTTCGTGGAAGACGCAGCTGGAAGCACGTGGCGGAGCTGGGCGAAGCGGGCCGCTGTCTGGTCGGCACCCGCGCTCTTCTCCGCCCTGGAGACATACTCGTTCAGCCGCGACATGCCGCAGGCACCCGCGCCGTGGCGCGTGCTCGCCGCGCAGATGCCCGCCTGGTACGTGTGGCTGCCCCTCACGCCGTGGCTCACCCGGCTCGCGCTGCGCGAGCGCCTGAATCCGCCCCGGGTCCGCCCGGTCGTCGTGCATCTGCTGGCGTGTCTGGGCATGGGGGCCCTCTTCGCTGGCGTGTACGCGACGACGACGGCCGGGTTCATGCCTCCCATGCCTGGACGGGAGTCCGTGACGTGGGCCGCGCGCTGGCTGCGCGCGTGGTGGGGTTGGCTGCCGATGATGGGCATGGCCTACGCGACGGTGCTGGCGGTGGCCTCCGCCAACCAGTCCGCTCGCCGGGCGCGGGACAGCGAGCGTCAAGCGGCGGCGCTCGCGGTGCAGCTGGCCGAGTCCCGGCTGCTCGCGCTCCAGTCGCAGCTTCACCCGCACTTCCTCTTCAACACGCTCAACGCCATCGTCGTGCTGGTGCGCGAGCGCGAGACACAGGAGGCCGCCCGCATGCTGGTGCTGTTGAGCGACCTGCTCCGCCAGCTGCTCCAGAAGGGCGCCACGCAGGAGGTGCCCCTGCGCGACGAGGTGGCGGTGCTGTCGCGCTACCTGGAGCTCCAGCGGCTGCGCTTCGCGGACCGGCTGCGCGTGGAGTGGGCCGTGGACCCGGACGTGCTGGAGGCCTCCGTGCCGCACCTCGTGCTCCAGCCGCTCGCGGAGAACGCCCTCCGCCACGGCATCGGCATGCGCTCCGCGGCCGGGGTGCTGCGCATCGGCGCGCGGCGACTTGGCGACGCGCTGGAGCTGACGGTGGGCGACGACGGGCCGGGGCTCCCCCGGGAGTTCGACCTGGAGGCCTGCCAGGGCATCGGCCTGTCGAACACGCGCGCGCGGCTGTCGCAGCTCTACGGTGACGCGGGGCACCTGCGCATCCGCGGTCCGGAGGGCGTGGGCACCGTGGCCACCGTCCTGTTGCCGTGGCGTTGCTCGCCGGACTCCGCCGGGGTCGCGCATGGCTGA